The Methanococcus voltae nucleotide sequence TAGGTGTAATCAATCCAATTGCTAATAATATCATAAATATTTTATTCATTACTAACTTTCTATTGGATTCTGCGATTAATTCTGCCACCTTATAGATTATTAATATTGCTAATGATGTAAGCATAATTCCTTCTGCGATAGGTACGTAATTTGAAGGGAATAACATCCTAACTAAATCTGTACTATCTGCACGATATACTGTAAATAAAGCATACAATACAATTATAGCAATTGTTGGGTATGCAACATATTCATATTTTTTATCGAGATTATTTTTAATAAATTGTTCAATGAATCCGACAAATATACCTACACCGATTGATAATGGAGGCACCATTAATGCTACGAACCTTACACCTTTTGATGCTGCCAAGAATGTAACAGCAAACCATATGATGAGTAGTAAAGCATATTTTATATCTATTTTATCAGCTAATCCATTTGAGATTTGTTTTACAGGCGTTAATACTTTCCTAAACAATGATAAGAAAATACCGATTAAACCTATTGCAAATAAGTGAATGCTTCCTAATGATGAGCTTATTATTTCATCGAATGATGAGGTGTCTAACTCAGAAACTGTGGTCAAAACGTTAGGCCAACCAGTTTGTGAAGAAACTTCATCTAATCCAATATAGGTCAACGGAGCTTTTAAAACATTAACCATAGTGTCTATACCATATGTCGCTGTTATCAATATTGCTCCACCGATAATAAATAAACCAGAAATTTTTAAAATATTTAACATTTCCAATTTTTCAGATTCAATTTTATCTTTATGATTATTATTTTTAGATTTGGTATATTTTGCAGTATTATTGTATTTAATTCCCTTGTAAATTGCATATAATGCTAAGAATGCAATTACGATGTAGTATCCATACCACCAAGCTGCCCACATGAATGGATATAAGGCAAGCATCAATGTGGCTAACAAAGTGTATATTAAAGATTTATAGTTTTTCTCTTTTGAATAGTGTATTGCTTCAATAATAAACCATACAATGAATAATAAAGGTAATATCTCCAATATCGGGGTATCGGAAAATCCTGCCACTGTTTTTACAAATATTGAAGGCGATAATGAAGCCAGAATTGCTGCAACAGCTCCCCCTATGTCACTTGATGTTATTCTTCTTACAGTGAAGAAGATAGGCATAATCAAGAACATGCTCAATATTGCAGGAATCCAGAATGCTGCATTCATTAAAGTAACCGTAGGATCCATAGCGTGCCATACTTGATAAACCCAAACTGTTACGACAGTAAGTAAGTTAAAAGTTGCCCTGGCACCCGTGGGTCCATATTTATAGGAATCCCATGGGACTTGTTGCCCATCTATATTTTTTAAAGTATCTCCCGCATGTCCATTTTCGAGATAATTTTCAGACATTCTTAAGTAATAATAAGGGTCCAATGCTGTTAAATACATTCTACCGTTATCGTCTGAAAAAACATCTAAATATTGTTCGTTTGTCGTAAAACCCATGTCTGCAGTTTGTGCTCTCATTTGAAAGCTTAAAAATGCTAAAAATATAATAATTAATATTGTTTTTGCACATTTTACTTTTTTATCTTCAAAATTAAAATTAAATTTCGAATTTTTAGAGCTTTGATTATTTGCAGAATCGGAATTTTTGACTTTTTCGTTGTTTTCAGTCATTTTATTCCCTCTGTAAAGATATTTAGGAATATTTTTGATATCTATAAAGTATATAATTTTAATTTAATAATTTATTGTATATTTTGTAATTTTGCAATATGAATTAATGTATGAATTAATGTATGAATTGATAATTCTGTAAGATTATGTATTAAGCAGATAAAATATAACAATTTAAATTAATAATTAAATATACTGTGTTAGATAAATTTAATTATTATTTAGATATTTATCTACATTTAATATATAATTTATTGAAATAATATAAAACTAATATATGTATAGACATCAAATTGTAAATTAGTATTTACTTTTTGGATTTGATTAATTAAGTTAATGAATCATTAGTATTTTATTTATTGAAATATACATATCTATTCATTTAATAGCTATCTATATATAATTTATGAATTAATTCCTATTGTTAGTATATTTCTCAATATAATAAGGATTATAATAGAATAACATTAAAATATAGCTAAAAGCGGTGAATTTATGGTTTACAATAGTATGATTTTAGGAATAAACACGGTTTTCTCAAGGGGATATAGTATAATAATACTATTAGGTTTTTTTACAAGTGTTATTTTAACCAAATTTATGATTAACAAGATGATAGATTGTAAATTTGGAACTGATTTGCATAAAAAAGAAAAATTAAAAGTTGCTGAAATGGGTGGTTTGGCAATATTATTAACGTTATCAATTTTTTTACCATTTATAGAAGCTAATCTATTGGTGCCTGTATTAATAGCAGGTGTTTTGGGTATTATAGACGATATTGCGAAATTATCGCCTAAAGAAAAGCTCTTAATTCTCGCACTTTCTGCAATACCTACAGGATTGTTACTTGGTTTGAGCCCTATTTATATTGTTTTGTTAATGTTTGGGATTTCAATATGCTCTAACTTCACAAATATGCTTGCAGGATTTAATGGTCTTGAAATAGGCACTGGAACACTTGCATCCCTATTTTTAGCATTGATAATGCTACAGAATGGAGATATTATAGGTTTTAATAGTCTAATGCTATTTTTTGCGGCATATTTGGGTTTTTTGATATACAATAAATACCCCGCAAAAGTATTTCCCGGGGACACTGGAACACTACCAATTGGTGCGTTTTTAGCAACTCTGGCAGTTTGGAAAGGTGCTGTATTACCACTTATTATCATTATGATACCTTACATCATAGATGCGAGTTTAAAATACTATAGTGCAGGAGTAACAAAACGGGAAGAACACAAACCAACACAATTGGGTGAAGATGGTAAGCTATATGTGGCAGGAGGCTACTTGTCATTACCTAGATTAATACTTATGAAAAAACCGATGCGAGAATATAATATCGTCTTTGTTATTTGGGCGTTAGAAATTCTATGTGGAATTACTGCTTTATTTGTAAATTCTACAGTTAAAATAATTTAAAAAACTAAAAAACTAAATTAATATTATTTTAATATTATTTTATCCATTATTTTTAAAATATTGTTATCAAAAATAACTAACTTTATTAATTTTGTTAAATCTTTTAAAATAATAATGTAATAATAATGTAATATAATAATATAATAAAACCTTTAAATTCTTTAAAAACATTAAAATTGTATTTAACAGCTTTAAAAAACTTATTTTTAAAAAAAAACCTGAAAAAAATAAAAAAATTTAAAATTGGGAACATTAGGGGTATCAAATTATTATTTGATAATAATTTATTACTCTTATAATATATAAATATTAGGATTTAAGATTAAGAGTTATGTTTACTTTTGTTTACTTTTTAACTATCTTAGATAACATAGGGTGTAAATCTGATAGCTGTTCTTGAACCAATTGCTCGTAGAATCTGTAAACGATTGATACTGTAAGTAATACCCCAGTACCGCCACCTAATGCACCAGTAAAGTCTGCAAGTGCTGCAAGGAGACCTACAAATGCTGAACCCATAACCGTGATTGGTTTGATGTATCTTTTTAATCTGTTTTCAATGGATTTATTACTTTTCCTGAATCCTTTGATTGCCATATTCAAACCGCCAAGTCTCTGTGCCATTGATTTAGCATCGAGTCCGGAAGTCTCAACCCAGAACAAACCAAATAATACACAAAATCCTATCAAGAACAATGTATAAAGTATTGCATGAATAGGGTCAGCGATTACATTTGATAATCCATATGGTGTTGAGAAGTAGTATGCAATACCATCTATTGCCCTACCATTTGAATAAGTACCCAATAAAGGGAATCCTATTTTATAAAGTACTAAACCCCAGAGTTGGAAGTTTGCAAATAAAGCTGCTGCAAGGATAACAGGCAAGTTTGAAACATAGATAAACTTAATTGGGTATTTACCTACTGCACCTTTAACTCTACCGTGAGCTAATGGTATTTCAACCCTAATACTTTCAGCATAAACTACAACGAAGAATACTGCTATTGTAGCTAATATTGGCAATATGTACTCTAAAGCTGGTCCCATACTTCCTGAAACTAATGCGCTGAAAAATTTCCATAAATAACCTTGTGGACCTAAAGCACCCACAAATATTGTTTGGGAAACCCCTGCTGCAATGAATAATCCGATACCGGAACCTATACCGTATCTTGAAACAATTTCATCCAAGTAGATAAGTAATATAGCACCAATTGCTAACTGCAATATTAAAGCCAATGACATCATTGGCGTAAGTGCTCCAAAAGCTCCTGCTAATACGAACATTCCAGCTTCTAAGAAACATAAGAATATACCAAATGCTTTTTGGAGACCTTGGAATAATGCTCTGTTATCAGGCTTTGACATATCTAGCTTAACCAATTCAGAACCTATTAACAACTGCATTATGATACCTGCGGTAACGATAGGACCGATACCTAATGTGATAAGAGTACCCATTTTTGATGCTGTAACAGTTTGCCAAAAGTCGAACAGCGCTGGAATTTCCGAACCGCCGGTATAAACGTCTATTGTACCCAATATGAAATATAATAGAAGTACAATTCCTGTCCAATAGAGCTTACCTTTAAATGATATTTCCCTGTCAGGTCTCTTAACTTCCGGTATATATTCTAAAACGGGTCTTATTTTTTGAAGAAATGTTTCCAAAATATCACCCAAATATTACATATATTGTAACCATTTAATGAGAAAATTATATTACAATACAGGTTTTATTTACGATTTTAATAATAAATTATGTATTCATAGATTAATAGTTTATAATCTATGGATTTAGTTGTATAATCTCCTAATTACATCAACATACATTTACATAGTATATTAATATAACGATTTAAATCGAAGTTAATATTAAATTATACACTGTCAAATCTGACAATTTTCATCTAATTTAGATAACCTAATTACTATAAACATTATAAACAAAAATACTAGATTTAACCATTCTAAAAGAGTATACACCTAATTTAATACCATTGATATATTTATTTTTTATTAAATTAAATGATTCAAATACACAAATTCCATAAAACACTTTTTTAGCAATATTCTTAAAAAAAAGCTTTTTTTCATAGATTTTTGTATAGTATTCACTATCATAAAAAATAAAAGCCAAAAGAAGAATTATTTGAATGCTAATTCTAATTTTATTGTTATTACTCTTAAAATTTTTAAGAATAAGACCTTTTTCAGAATTATAATTCAACAGCTTCTCCCCCTGCTGCTTCTAATTTTGCAACTGCGTTTTCTGAAAACTCTGTTGCTGAAACTGCCATAGCTAATGATATTCTACCTTTACCGAGTATTTTATCAATACCTAAAGCTGCCGCATCTACAACGATTTTGTCACCGTCTTTTTGGAATGCGTCAATGTTGCTTAAAACATATTCTTGGAGTTCTCCAACGTTAATTGTTTTTAAGTCTTTTATGAGGCTTGCGTGTCTTACAAATCCACTTCTTCCGAAGTAGTCAGGGTTGAATTTACAGATGCTTAACCATTTATGTTTTTGAACACCTGCGTTACCTCTACCCCCTCTGTGACCTGCACCTCTGTGCTTTTTAGCTTCTCCATAACCGCAAGTTCTGGAGCCTCTTAATTTAGTGATTTTTTTACTTTTTCTAATCATTAAGACCACCTTAAATTACAAATCTAACTATTATAACTTAACAAAAAGTTAATTACATCATCTTTATAATTAAATCGTTTATTTTTCCAGCTCTGTAACCTAAGGCTCCACCTACTGAAAAAGGCCTTTTGATTCCTTCTTTGTCGTATCCTTTTCTTGGAGGGTGTAATCTGAATACAGGTTTTACTTCTGTATCTTTTAACTTGATTTCGCCTGCCATAACTTTTTCAGCTAATTCTGAAACTGATAAATCTGTAGCTTCTTTAACAATTTCTTCGCTTACTCTGTTGTTGCCTGCTAATCTTCCTCTTTTTAAGATTAACTTTTCGAAGGTTTCGTTGTCAATTTCACCGTAAGTTACGAAATCCTTAACTTTTTTAACCATTCCAATGTAGTGCTCATTTTCTGGAACAATTACACAGTGGTTTACTTTGTGGAGTCTTAACATTTTTAAGGTATCAGCGATATCTTTTTTAACGCCAACACTTCCTCTTACTCTAATAACTGCGTAAGCCATGTTTTCACCATTGACCTTTTTATAGGCATTATATGAGTTATCCGTTAAACTTAACCGAATATCACATAATTTATTTTATAATAAATAGAAATTAATAAAATTATACAAAAGTATAATCAATTAATTAATAATTAATCGTTTTTAGATTATCGAGCTAATTAGAATACTTTGCCTTCTTTAAGACCTAATTTAGCCTTTTGAGCAGGTAAGCATTTTATAAAGTTTAAGTTGTTTAAAGAATCAAATACCGCTAATGCGAAGTTGTATGTTGTTCTTGTGTCTCCGAATGTTTTTGTCCAAACATCCTTAACACCAGCAAGTCCTAAAACTGCTTTAGCAACGTTACCTGCAACTAAACCTACACCTCTTGGTGCTGGTATAATTTGAACTTTAACACTACCGCATTGACCTTCTGCTGTGAATGGAATTGAGTGTGGTCCACCGCAACCGCATTCCCATGATCCGCAACCTACTCTTACTCTAATGAGTGATAATTTTGCGTGAGCGATAGCTTTTCTGATAGCTGGGCCAACTTCTTTAGCTTTACCCATGCCTACTCCAACGTAGCCGTTTTTGTTTCCAACTACTGCTGTAGCTCTGTATCTTGCTCTTCTTCCTGATTTGTGCATTCTTTGAACTAATTTAACGTCCAAAACTTGCTCTTCAAGTTCAGGTAAAAGTGCGTCAACAATTTCTGGTTCAAGTATAGGAGTACCTTTATCGATGATTTCGTCGATTGAGGTAATTTGCCCTTCCTTTACTAACCTACCAACTTGAGTTTTTGGTTCCCAAGCATCGGTGTTAAATCTTCTTTTTTCAGCCATTTTATCACCTTACAAGCTAAGGATTTTTTCTTTTATTTCTTCAAAGTGTGCTGGCAAATCTTCAGGGTTTAAACCTTTTTCTAAGTACTTTGAGAATTGTTTCTTGTAAGCGTCTTCGTCTTCAGCTTTTAAAACTTTTGCGTATGCAGCAATGTGAGCACCTGAAAGTCTTTCCTCGTCACCGATGATTTCAT carries:
- a CDS encoding STT3 domain-containing protein codes for the protein MTENNEKVKNSDSANNQSSKNSKFNFNFEDKKVKCAKTILIIIFLAFLSFQMRAQTADMGFTTNEQYLDVFSDDNGRMYLTALDPYYYLRMSENYLENGHAGDTLKNIDGQQVPWDSYKYGPTGARATFNLLTVVTVWVYQVWHAMDPTVTLMNAAFWIPAILSMFLIMPIFFTVRRITSSDIGGAVAAILASLSPSIFVKTVAGFSDTPILEILPLLFIVWFIIEAIHYSKEKNYKSLIYTLLATLMLALYPFMWAAWWYGYYIVIAFLALYAIYKGIKYNNTAKYTKSKNNNHKDKIESEKLEMLNILKISGLFIIGGAILITATYGIDTMVNVLKAPLTYIGLDEVSSQTGWPNVLTTVSELDTSSFDEIISSSLGSIHLFAIGLIGIFLSLFRKVLTPVKQISNGLADKIDIKYALLLIIWFAVTFLAASKGVRFVALMVPPLSIGVGIFVGFIEQFIKNNLDKKYEYVAYPTIAIIVLYALFTVYRADSTDLVRMLFPSNYVPIAEGIMLTSLAILIIYKVAELIAESNRKLVMNKIFMILLAIGLITPTIATIVPFYSVPTYNDGWGESLEWINTQTPNNSVVTCWWDNGHIYTWKTDRMVTFDGSSQNTPRAYWVGRAFSTSNESLANGIFRMLASSGDKAYSTDSVLIKKTGSIKNTVDVLNEILPLTKSDAEKALKNSSYKFTDSEVSEILDATHPKVTNPDYLITYNRMTSIASVWSYFGNWDFSLPASTSRSEREAGSFEGLQTYATNINDTLIIRSLIQQTAEYNIYTLIEVRNETLTGAMMAVTSDGQVKTQQLNMHKVKLMVKENGESKMYNSLADPNGQLSILIKVDKNLIIGTDNVNNPVYSSNSWVATANLEDSVYSKLHFFDGEGLETIKLEKESLDPTANGVQPGFKVFSVDYGNYSK
- a CDS encoding MraY family glycosyltransferase is translated as MVYNSMILGINTVFSRGYSIIILLGFFTSVILTKFMINKMIDCKFGTDLHKKEKLKVAEMGGLAILLTLSIFLPFIEANLLVPVLIAGVLGIIDDIAKLSPKEKLLILALSAIPTGLLLGLSPIYIVLLMFGISICSNFTNMLAGFNGLEIGTGTLASLFLALIMLQNGDIIGFNSLMLFFAAYLGFLIYNKYPAKVFPGDTGTLPIGAFLATLAVWKGAVLPLIIIMIPYIIDASLKYYSAGVTKREEHKPTQLGEDGKLYVAGGYLSLPRLILMKKPMREYNIVFVIWALEILCGITALFVNSTVKII
- the secY gene encoding preprotein translocase subunit SecY produces the protein METFLQKIRPVLEYIPEVKRPDREISFKGKLYWTGIVLLLYFILGTIDVYTGGSEIPALFDFWQTVTASKMGTLITLGIGPIVTAGIIMQLLIGSELVKLDMSKPDNRALFQGLQKAFGIFLCFLEAGMFVLAGAFGALTPMMSLALILQLAIGAILLIYLDEIVSRYGIGSGIGLFIAAGVSQTIFVGALGPQGYLWKFFSALVSGSMGPALEYILPILATIAVFFVVVYAESIRVEIPLAHGRVKGAVGKYPIKFIYVSNLPVILAAALFANFQLWGLVLYKIGFPLLGTYSNGRAIDGIAYYFSTPYGLSNVIADPIHAILYTLFLIGFCVLFGLFWVETSGLDAKSMAQRLGGLNMAIKGFRKSNKSIENRLKRYIKPITVMGSAFVGLLAALADFTGALGGGTGVLLTVSIVYRFYEQLVQEQLSDLHPMLSKIVKK
- a CDS encoding uL15 family ribosomal protein; the encoded protein is MIRKSKKITKLRGSRTCGYGEAKKHRGAGHRGGRGNAGVQKHKWLSICKFNPDYFGRSGFVRHASLIKDLKTINVGELQEYVLSNIDAFQKDGDKIVVDAAALGIDKILGKGRISLAMAVSATEFSENAVAKLEAAGGEAVEL
- a CDS encoding 50S ribosomal protein L30, which gives rise to MAYAVIRVRGSVGVKKDIADTLKMLRLHKVNHCVIVPENEHYIGMVKKVKDFVTYGEIDNETFEKLILKRGRLAGNNRVSEEIVKEATDLSVSELAEKVMAGEIKLKDTEVKPVFRLHPPRKGYDKEGIKRPFSVGGALGYRAGKINDLIIKMM
- a CDS encoding 30S ribosomal protein S5, producing MAEKRRFNTDAWEPKTQVGRLVKEGQITSIDEIIDKGTPILEPEIVDALLPELEEQVLDVKLVQRMHKSGRRARYRATAVVGNKNGYVGVGMGKAKEVGPAIRKAIAHAKLSLIRVRVGCGSWECGCGGPHSIPFTAEGQCGSVKVQIIPAPRGVGLVAGNVAKAVLGLAGVKDVWTKTFGDTRTTYNFALAVFDSLNNLNFIKCLPAQKAKLGLKEGKVF